A single window of Paenibacillus sp. FSL H8-0537 DNA harbors:
- the crtI gene encoding phytoene desaturase family protein, with product MKTRHVAVVGAGPGGLAAAMLLAGQGYKVTVLEKQPYIGGRTSLLQVGDFKFDRGPTFFMMPHLLEELFTAVNRKLADYVELIELDPLYRLKFGDSAFEPSRNMEQTHAEIERLFPGDGAGYRRFMRDEEIKFGRVSPLLQRPFSKPRDYMARDVLAALPSLHATDTVYNRLSKYFKDERLKYAFTFQAKYLGMSPWECPGTFTILSYMEHKYGLFHPVGGLNRLCEAMGEVIREYGGVISTGTGVQRVLTTGGKASGVLLANGEKVEADHVVLNADFATAMNELFEPGELKKYTPEKLAKKKYSCSTYMLYLGINQEIKMPHHTVLFAGDYKTNVNEMMAQKKLSADPSIYVHNPGIHDRTLAPQGKTALYALMPVPNLTSGIDWQEQGALIREKMLHRMEQEPEMRGLSQHIEIEAMITPQDWQQGHGVYEGATFNLAHSFNQMMMLRPHNRFEEYGNCWLVGGGTHPGSGLPTIFESARISTRLLMEQDRLKEGAI from the coding sequence ATGAAGACAAGGCATGTTGCCGTTGTAGGCGCCGGACCAGGAGGACTTGCTGCCGCCATGCTGCTAGCAGGTCAAGGCTATAAGGTTACGGTGCTGGAGAAGCAGCCGTACATTGGGGGACGGACTTCGCTGCTGCAGGTGGGCGATTTTAAGTTTGACCGCGGCCCAACCTTTTTTATGATGCCTCATTTGCTGGAGGAATTGTTTACGGCAGTGAACCGAAAGCTTGCAGATTACGTGGAACTGATTGAGCTGGACCCGCTGTACCGATTGAAGTTCGGAGATTCGGCGTTCGAGCCTTCTCGTAATATGGAACAGACGCATGCAGAAATTGAACGGCTGTTTCCCGGAGACGGTGCAGGCTATAGGCGGTTTATGCGCGATGAGGAGATCAAGTTTGGCCGCGTGTCGCCGCTGCTGCAGCGTCCTTTCAGCAAGCCGCGCGATTATATGGCTCGCGATGTGCTAGCAGCGCTGCCTAGCCTTCATGCGACGGATACGGTGTATAACCGTTTATCCAAATATTTTAAGGACGAGCGGCTCAAATACGCCTTTACATTCCAAGCGAAATATTTAGGGATGTCGCCGTGGGAATGTCCGGGCACCTTTACGATTTTATCCTATATGGAGCATAAATACGGGTTGTTTCATCCAGTAGGTGGCTTGAATCGGCTTTGCGAGGCAATGGGCGAGGTCATTCGTGAGTATGGCGGCGTCATTTCTACCGGAACCGGCGTGCAGCGCGTGCTGACAACGGGCGGGAAAGCTAGTGGGGTTTTGCTTGCCAATGGGGAGAAAGTTGAAGCTGACCATGTTGTTTTAAACGCGGATTTTGCGACGGCGATGAATGAGCTGTTTGAGCCGGGTGAGCTGAAGAAATATACGCCCGAGAAGCTTGCCAAGAAAAAATACTCCTGCTCGACCTACATGCTCTACCTTGGCATCAACCAAGAAATTAAAATGCCTCATCATACGGTACTGTTTGCCGGCGATTATAAGACGAATGTCAATGAAATGATGGCGCAGAAAAAGCTGTCCGCAGATCCGTCCATCTATGTCCATAATCCGGGCATTCATGACCGGACGCTCGCGCCGCAGGGCAAGACGGCGCTGTACGCGCTCATGCCTGTGCCGAATTTGACGAGCGGTATTGACTGGCAGGAGCAGGGGGCGCTAATTAGGGAGAAAATGCTGCACCGCATGGAGCAGGAGCCGGAAATGCGCGGCCTTTCCCAGCATATTGAGATCGAAGCGATGATTACGCCGCAAGATTGGCAGCAGGGCCACGGGGTATACGAGGGAGCCACATTTAACTTGGCGCATTCCTTTAATCAAATGATGATGCTGCGCCCGCATAACCGCTTTGAGGAATACGGTAACTGCTGGCTCGTTGGGGGCGGAACGCATCCCGGCAGCGGGCTGCCAACGATTTTTGAATCAGCGCGAATCAGCACCCGGCTGCTTATGGAGCAGGATCGGCTGAAGGAGGGGGCCATATGA
- the crtI gene encoding phytoene desaturase family protein, translating to MNNFAIVGGGIGGLIAALLLRRQGKLVTIYERMNRLGGRLAFEQHGTYRIDQGPTIVLLPEMLLDILAEAGIERSRIPLVRCDPMYRIHFADGTVLHKWSDRERQLEELGRLFPGEQEGFIRYMEEMKRSFVQGKKAFLERPFLRKRDFFTVRNIALLAKLRAYKSVRALAAEYFKDKRLHDAFSLQTLYIGGAPFEAPGLYSLLPYAEHEFGVWCLKGGYASLIPLLEEELERQGVAVKKRAAVKELLISDGRCYGVRTAEGDTRYDAVIYNGEFPSIAGVLPVQEAARPKNKMKDYKPSSGCVLVYLGLNRQWPEAAAHQFFLPPSLEKGLGEIFKENRLPDDPSFYVFYPSAFDDTAAPAGESAMYVLIPSPAAPHVDWAQETAKLVEHVLSEAERRGFPGLRETIRWQQVRTPADAEADGLYKGGSFGIAPTLLQSAVFRPQIVPYGIEGLYAAGASVHPGGGVPIVMQGARMLAQHLSTAVAAQRATAMPTMIQEVQDGNSI from the coding sequence ATGAATAACTTCGCTATAGTAGGTGGTGGCATCGGCGGCCTCATTGCGGCGCTGCTGCTCAGGCGACAAGGAAAGCTCGTAACGATCTATGAGCGGATGAACCGCCTCGGAGGCAGGCTTGCCTTCGAGCAACATGGGACATACCGCATCGATCAAGGTCCAACGATTGTGCTGCTGCCGGAAATGCTGCTGGACATTTTGGCGGAGGCAGGCATTGAGCGCTCGCGAATCCCGCTCGTGCGCTGCGATCCGATGTACCGCATTCATTTTGCCGACGGCACCGTGCTGCATAAGTGGAGCGATAGAGAGCGCCAGCTGGAGGAGCTCGGACGCCTTTTTCCAGGCGAGCAGGAAGGGTTTATTCGCTATATGGAAGAGATGAAGCGTTCCTTCGTTCAGGGGAAAAAAGCTTTCTTGGAGCGGCCGTTTTTGCGCAAAAGGGATTTTTTCACCGTGCGCAATATCGCTCTGCTGGCCAAGCTGCGGGCTTACAAAAGCGTGCGCGCCCTCGCTGCCGAATATTTTAAGGATAAGCGGCTGCACGACGCCTTCTCGCTGCAAACGCTGTACATCGGGGGCGCGCCATTTGAAGCGCCGGGCTTGTATTCGCTGCTCCCGTATGCCGAGCATGAATTTGGCGTCTGGTGCTTGAAGGGCGGCTATGCGAGCCTCATTCCGCTGCTGGAGGAGGAGCTTGAGCGCCAAGGCGTTGCTGTGAAAAAGAGGGCGGCCGTCAAGGAGCTCCTAATCAGCGATGGACGCTGCTATGGCGTGCGGACTGCCGAAGGGGATACGCGCTATGATGCGGTCATCTATAACGGCGAATTTCCATCTATTGCTGGCGTACTTCCTGTGCAAGAGGCGGCTCGCCCGAAAAATAAAATGAAGGATTACAAGCCTTCCTCCGGCTGCGTGCTTGTCTATTTGGGCTTGAACAGGCAGTGGCCGGAAGCGGCGGCGCATCAGTTTTTTCTGCCGCCTTCGCTTGAGAAGGGGCTTGGGGAAATTTTCAAGGAAAACCGGCTGCCCGATGATCCGTCTTTTTATGTTTTTTATCCGTCCGCCTTTGATGATACCGCTGCGCCAGCGGGGGAGAGCGCGATGTATGTGCTGATTCCATCGCCTGCCGCTCCGCATGTCGATTGGGCGCAGGAGACGGCTAAGCTGGTCGAGCATGTGCTTAGCGAAGCGGAGCGCCGCGGCTTTCCTGGGCTGCGGGAAACGATTCGCTGGCAGCAAGTTCGCACGCCTGCGGATGCCGAGGCTGACGGCTTGTACAAGGGAGGCAGCTTCGGCATTGCGCCGACGCTGCTCCAGTCCGCCGTCTTTCGTCCGCAAATTGTGCCGTATGGCATCGAAGGGCTTTATGCCGCAGGCGCTTCGGTTCATCCCGGCGGTGGGGTGCCGATCGTTATGCAGGGCGCGAGAATGCTTGCCCAGCATTTGTCTACCGCCGTTGCGGCTCAAAGAGCAACAGCAATGCCTACAATGATCCAGGAGGTGCAGGATGGAAACAGCATTTAG